A single Nostoc sp. PCC 7107 DNA region contains:
- a CDS encoding heavy metal translocating P-type ATPase codes for MQNKTHSESSECCSHEHHDNHNHNHDAHHNHDHGGKFILKNEIYSLILIGVLYVSGLIFEQQLHNTHYSLGEYLIFIPAYLLSGWSVLKTAGRNILRGRIFDETFLMTIATLGALAIHKLPEAVGVMLFYKIGELFQDIAVSRSRNSIKALLEIRPDYANLETGSEVHKVSPEIAKIGDIVIVKPGEKNPLDGEIITGNSQIDTSALTGESVPQIVRVGDTILAGTINQVGLLRVKVTKLFHESSIAKILDLVQNARSKKAETEKFITKFARYYTPIVVFISLVVAILPPLFIPGATSSEWVYRALILLVISCPCGLVISIPLGYFGGIGGAAKRGILIKGSMFLDTLTTVKTVVFDKTGTLTKGVFQVVEIIPFNGFSEPELLELAAKVESHSHHPIALSIRKEYGNSFDISEVTDYAEIAGYGIRAKVGNKLVLAGSDRLLHHEQINHDICNVEGTVVHLAVDNIYAGYIIIADELKPDAKAAIQALKKIGVERIVMLTGDNQAIAARISQQLGIDSYIAELLPEEKVSAIEKLLSPKGKNGKVSFVGDGINDAPVIARADVGMAMGGLGSDAAIESADIVIMTDAPSKVATAIQIARKTRTIVWQNISFALAIKTAFIGLGILGVATMWEAVFADVGVALLAIFNATRVMK; via the coding sequence ATGCAGAATAAAACACATTCAGAATCTTCCGAGTGTTGTAGTCATGAGCATCATGATAATCATAACCATAATCATGATGCTCATCATAATCATGACCACGGCGGAAAATTCATCCTCAAAAATGAGATATATTCTCTAATTTTGATTGGTGTTTTGTATGTATCTGGGCTAATTTTTGAACAGCAATTGCATAATACACACTATTCTCTTGGCGAATATCTAATTTTTATTCCAGCCTACCTACTCAGTGGATGGAGTGTTTTAAAAACAGCCGGAAGAAATATCCTCCGCGGGAGAATTTTTGATGAAACATTTTTAATGACAATCGCTACACTAGGCGCTTTGGCAATTCATAAATTACCCGAAGCTGTTGGTGTAATGTTGTTTTATAAAATTGGAGAATTATTTCAGGATATTGCCGTTAGTCGTTCTCGCAACTCGATTAAAGCTTTACTAGAGATACGCCCAGATTATGCCAATCTTGAGACAGGTAGTGAAGTACATAAAGTATCTCCAGAAATAGCAAAAATTGGAGATATTGTTATTGTTAAACCAGGAGAAAAAAATCCTTTAGATGGTGAAATTATTACCGGAAATTCTCAGATTGATACATCTGCTTTAACAGGAGAATCTGTACCGCAAATTGTGAGAGTAGGAGACACAATACTAGCTGGGACAATTAATCAAGTCGGCTTGCTCAGAGTTAAAGTTACAAAACTCTTTCATGAATCTTCTATTGCCAAAATTTTAGACTTGGTGCAAAATGCTAGAAGTAAAAAAGCAGAAACAGAGAAATTTATTACCAAGTTTGCTCGTTATTATACGCCAATAGTTGTTTTCATCTCTCTGGTAGTAGCAATATTACCACCTTTATTTATTCCGGGAGCTACATCTTCAGAATGGGTTTACAGAGCTTTGATATTGTTAGTGATTTCCTGCCCTTGTGGGCTAGTAATTAGTATTCCGTTAGGATATTTTGGCGGGATTGGTGGTGCAGCAAAACGTGGTATTTTGATTAAAGGCTCGATGTTTTTAGATACTTTAACTACAGTTAAAACAGTAGTTTTTGATAAAACAGGCACTTTAACAAAAGGCGTATTTCAAGTAGTAGAAATTATCCCCTTTAATGGGTTTTCTGAACCAGAACTTCTAGAATTAGCAGCAAAAGTAGAATCTCACTCCCATCATCCCATTGCCCTATCAATTAGGAAAGAATATGGTAATAGTTTTGATATATCGGAAGTTACAGATTATGCAGAAATAGCAGGTTATGGAATTAGGGCAAAGGTAGGAAATAAACTAGTGTTAGCGGGAAGCGATCGCCTATTACATCACGAGCAGATCAACCATGATATCTGCAATGTAGAAGGTACAGTTGTCCATCTAGCAGTAGATAATATTTACGCTGGATATATCATCATTGCTGATGAACTAAAACCTGATGCAAAAGCAGCTATTCAAGCACTGAAAAAAATAGGTGTAGAAAGAATAGTCATGTTAACAGGAGATAATCAGGCGATCGCGGCGCGGATTTCTCAACAACTTGGCATAGATTCCTATATTGCTGAGTTATTACCCGAAGAAAAAGTCTCTGCAATTGAAAAGTTACTTAGTCCCAAAGGTAAAAATGGGAAAGTCTCCTTTGTTGGTGATGGGATTAATGATGCACCTGTAATTGCTAGAGCCGATGTAGGTATGGCTATGGGTGGTTTAGGCTCAGATGCAGCCATCGAAAGTGCCGATATAGTCATCATGACAGATGCTCCCTCCAAAGTAGCCACAGCAATTCAAATTGCCAGAAAAACCCGCACAATTGTTTGGCAAAATATTAGTTTTGCCTTAGCAATTAAAACTGCATTTATTGGCTTGGGTATTTTAGGTGTAGCCACAATGTGGGAAGCTGTATTTGCTGATGTTGGTGTGGCTTTGCTGGCAATTTTTAACGCTACTAGAGTAATGAAATAA
- a CDS encoding metal ABC transporter ATP-binding protein, whose amino-acid sequence MNLPILKVDGLTVYQGSYLALRDVSFELFPGTDTAIVGPNGAGKSTLVKAILDLLPRNAGTVEIFGYPITKLGNLRHGLGYMPQNFIFDRSFPISVAELIGLGWNKKVQQQKAKVKHSLLSLSQLWKQNRDKTAAVTEALRRTGVYHLRHQPIGTLSGGQLKRVLLAYCLVMPRKLLVLDEAFAGVDMQGAADFYVLLNELKQEEGWTILQVSHDIDMVSRHCDRVLCLNQTVVCTGQPEFALSPENLLATYGPGFSRYHHHHN is encoded by the coding sequence ATGAACTTACCTATTTTAAAAGTAGATGGATTAACTGTATATCAAGGTAGTTATTTAGCGCTACGAGATGTTTCTTTTGAATTATTTCCAGGAACAGATACTGCCATAGTTGGGCCAAATGGTGCTGGTAAAAGTACTTTAGTCAAAGCAATTTTAGATTTATTACCGCGGAATGCTGGCACAGTCGAAATTTTTGGTTATCCAATTACAAAACTAGGCAATTTACGTCACGGCTTGGGCTATATGCCACAAAATTTTATTTTTGATCGCAGTTTTCCTATTTCTGTGGCTGAATTAATTGGTTTGGGATGGAATAAAAAAGTCCAACAGCAAAAAGCCAAAGTGAAACATTCGTTGTTGTCTCTATCTCAACTGTGGAAACAAAACCGAGATAAAACAGCAGCAGTCACAGAAGCTTTACGGCGTACTGGAGTTTATCATCTGCGACATCAACCGATAGGAACTCTCAGCGGTGGTCAACTAAAGCGGGTGTTACTAGCTTATTGTTTAGTCATGCCTCGAAAACTTTTGGTACTAGATGAAGCCTTTGCTGGGGTTGATATGCAAGGTGCAGCCGATTTTTATGTTTTATTAAATGAGTTGAAGCAAGAAGAAGGTTGGACGATATTGCAGGTTTCCCATGATATTGATATGGTAAGTCGCCATTGCGATCGCGTTCTTTGTCTCAATCAAACTGTGGTTTGTACTGGTCAGCCAGAATTTGCTTTATCGCCAGAAAACCTTTTAGCAACTTATGGCCCAGGCTTCAGTCGTTATCACCATCATCATAATTAA
- a CDS encoding cobalt-precorrin-6A reductase, whose translation MLNAKYKRVLILGGTGEAAELGVRIANINGIEAIASLAGRTREPSIPSGNVRIGGFGGVEGLVEYLRQMKIDILIDATHPFANQISYNAAAAANKIKILRLMLIRPAWEKMTGDRWIEVDSNSAAADILKNQAKRVFLTVGRQELSTFAHLQHIWFLMRMIDPPGKDALVPPGMILCDRGPFVLENERKILIQHNIDTIVSKNSGGDATYAKIMAARERDLQVVMVKRPKVPAGEQVADVDSAVAWLLNKLHS comes from the coding sequence GTGCTGAATGCTAAGTATAAACGTGTTTTAATTTTGGGTGGCACTGGCGAAGCTGCGGAACTCGGTGTGAGAATTGCAAATATCAATGGAATTGAAGCGATCGCATCTTTAGCTGGTCGCACCCGTGAACCATCAATTCCATCAGGGAATGTGCGAATTGGTGGTTTTGGTGGTGTGGAAGGACTTGTGGAATATCTGCGTCAAATGAAAATTGACATACTAATTGATGCTACCCATCCCTTCGCTAATCAAATATCCTACAACGCGGCGGCGGCGGCCAATAAAATAAAAATACTCAGATTAATGTTAATTCGTCCGGCTTGGGAAAAAATGACAGGCGATCGCTGGATTGAAGTAGATAGTAATAGCGCAGCCGCAGATATTTTAAAAAATCAAGCAAAAAGAGTATTCTTAACTGTTGGTAGGCAAGAACTAAGCACATTTGCCCACCTCCAGCATATTTGGTTTTTGATGCGGATGATTGATCCTCCGGGAAAAGATGCCTTGGTACCACCGGGAATGATATTGTGCGATCGCGGCCCTTTTGTCTTAGAAAATGAAAGGAAAATTCTGATTCAGCACAACATTGATACCATCGTTAGTAAAAATAGTGGTGGTGATGCAACTTACGCCAAAATTATGGCTGCGAGAGAACGGGATCTACAGGTCGTTATGGTGAAGCGTCCAAAAGTACCAGCAGGTGAACAAGTTGCAGATGTTGATAGTGCAGTGGCTTGGTTACTAAATAAATTACACAGTTAA
- a CDS encoding MBL fold metallo-hydrolase, with protein MYLTWLDNNSWLMEIGGQSILVDPWLVGELSFGLDWLFKASLKQERLISEDIDLILLSQGLPDHAHLPTLKQLDRKIPVVASPNAAKVVQELGYTSVTCLEHGESFTLNNQVEIRALPGSPIGPTLTENSYLLKELATNFTLYYEPHGYHSPQLKQFAPVDVIVTPTVDLALPLVGAIIRGTNSALEVSKWLEPQFILPTAAKADAIYEGLMVNFLKAVGTDEDLRASLEKNNLTTQVLESQPGDRVELALKKRVVTC; from the coding sequence ATGTATTTAACTTGGTTAGACAACAATAGTTGGTTGATGGAAATTGGTGGTCAAAGCATACTAGTTGACCCTTGGTTAGTTGGCGAGTTAAGTTTTGGCTTAGATTGGCTGTTCAAAGCTTCTCTCAAACAAGAAAGATTAATTTCAGAAGATATCGACTTGATATTGTTGTCTCAAGGTTTGCCAGACCATGCACATCTGCCAACATTGAAGCAACTTGACCGCAAAATTCCTGTAGTGGCTTCTCCTAACGCTGCCAAAGTTGTTCAGGAGCTAGGTTACACTTCTGTCACCTGTTTAGAGCATGGTGAAAGTTTTACTTTAAATAATCAAGTAGAAATTAGGGCTTTGCCAGGTTCTCCCATTGGCCCTACTTTGACAGAAAATAGTTATCTGCTGAAAGAATTAGCCACTAATTTCACGCTCTACTATGAGCCACATGGCTATCATTCACCACAACTCAAACAATTTGCACCTGTTGATGTCATAGTTACGCCAACAGTTGATTTGGCATTGCCATTAGTTGGGGCAATTATTCGCGGTACAAACAGCGCTTTGGAAGTCTCTAAATGGTTGGAACCGCAATTTATCTTACCTACAGCGGCAAAAGCAGATGCAATCTATGAAGGGTTAATGGTGAATTTTTTAAAGGCTGTGGGTACAGATGAAGATTTGCGTGCTTCCCTTGAGAAAAATAATCTGACAACTCAGGTGCTGGAATCTCAACCCGGCGATCGCGTGGAATTAGCTTTAAAAAAGCGTGTCGTAACCTGCTAA
- a CDS encoding RNA-binding protein has product MSIYVGNLSYEVTQDALNSVFAEYGSVKRIQIPTDRETGRLRGFAFVEMSSDAEETAAIDALDGAEWMGRDLKVNKAKPREDRGSFGGGGGNRGNGGGGYGGRNRY; this is encoded by the coding sequence ATGTCAATTTACGTAGGTAACCTCTCTTATGAAGTTACACAAGATGCTCTGAACAGTGTATTTGCAGAATATGGTTCTGTGAAGCGCATTCAGATACCTACCGACCGTGAAACAGGTCGTCTACGTGGCTTTGCCTTTGTAGAGATGAGTAGCGATGCGGAAGAAACCGCTGCTATTGATGCACTTGATGGTGCTGAGTGGATGGGTCGTGACCTTAAAGTTAACAAAGCCAAGCCCAGAGAAGATCGTGGCTCCTTTGGTGGTGGTGGTGGTAACAGAGGAAACGGTGGTGGTGGCTATGGTGGCCGTAACCGCTACTAA
- a CDS encoding tetratricopeptide repeat protein: protein MNHIQQKIAVWGITILLGATPAVVYAKTPSSQINFQEYFQQGVQKLEQGNFSAAVTDFDKVVQQNPKFYEGFCLRGLAKSQLGDLQAAIDDFNQALQLNPQHIDAYNSRGTVYAQLGNLQKAIADFNATLKIDPQSVDAYYNRGLAYFKQQNPQAAISDFNQAISLNPQLADAYGNRGLAKYTLGDQRNAIADLQQAAAIFRQQGDTASYQQTQTLIQQVQR, encoded by the coding sequence ATGAACCATATCCAGCAAAAAATTGCCGTCTGGGGAATTACAATCTTGTTGGGTGCAACACCTGCGGTTGTATATGCAAAAACACCAAGTAGCCAAATAAATTTTCAGGAATATTTTCAACAAGGGGTGCAAAAATTAGAACAAGGTAACTTTAGTGCGGCAGTTACAGATTTTGACAAAGTAGTACAGCAAAATCCTAAATTTTATGAAGGTTTTTGTCTGCGAGGTTTAGCTAAATCACAATTGGGAGACTTACAAGCAGCAATTGACGACTTTAACCAAGCGCTACAACTCAATCCTCAGCATATAGATGCTTATAATAGTCGGGGAACAGTTTATGCTCAACTGGGAAATCTGCAAAAGGCGATCGCCGATTTTAACGCTACACTCAAAATTGATCCCCAGTCTGTAGATGCTTACTACAATCGTGGACTGGCTTACTTTAAACAGCAAAATCCCCAAGCGGCGATTTCTGATTTTAACCAAGCAATTAGCTTAAATCCTCAGTTAGCTGATGCTTACGGTAATCGTGGACTGGCTAAATATACTTTAGGCGATCAGCGTAACGCGATCGCCGATCTCCAGCAAGCAGCAGCAATTTTTCGTCAGCAAGGTGATACCGCCAGCTATCAACAAACTCAAACCCTAATTCAACAGGTACAACGTTAG
- a CDS encoding heavy-metal-associated domain-containing protein yields the protein MTLTLTVPNMACSACANNITNAVKTVDAGAIVQADPTTKLVSVETQVSEQKIKDALADAGYPPD from the coding sequence ATGACACTTACACTCACCGTTCCCAACATGGCTTGTTCTGCTTGTGCCAACAATATTACCAATGCTGTGAAAACAGTTGATGCTGGTGCGATCGTTCAAGCCGATCCGACAACTAAGCTTGTTAGTGTGGAGACTCAAGTTTCTGAGCAAAAAATCAAGGATGCTTTAGCTGATGCTGGCTACCCCCCAGACTAA
- a CDS encoding aromatic ring-hydroxylating dioxygenase subunit alpha: MRKPKTFNNSERFIEGWYWVMPSQNLRIGEVKPITILGRNLVIYRGQDKKVVICDAYCPHMGAHLAEGKVEGNELRCFFHHWKFDAQGICIEVPCLYEPLPIKLKTWPTNEEYGMIWIWTGETPQHPLPFMPELEQDKFDIAFGFHFLKNCHPNIVMMNAIDAQHFNTIHKLPLEIIFDKEEYSQNAIIFTNTTDIRGDYTFKRLIRTISKKTINYNICYWYGSTFILSLGFDFFSLHLMFALRLIEGGKTEGQTIIMMKKRKGIFGKLFNQVVLGLVKLFGQNFVKGDNRIFRTIRFDFKTPIKADQSIMQLINHVERQKPLTWETWQLARSREVEPQENPNKWRDDLVND; this comes from the coding sequence ATGCGTAAACCTAAAACTTTTAATAATTCAGAGCGTTTTATTGAGGGCTGGTATTGGGTAATGCCATCTCAAAATCTGCGAATAGGTGAGGTAAAACCTATTACTATTTTAGGTAGAAATTTAGTAATTTATCGTGGTCAAGATAAAAAGGTAGTTATTTGCGACGCTTACTGTCCCCACATGGGTGCTCATCTGGCTGAAGGCAAAGTGGAAGGTAATGAATTACGCTGTTTTTTCCATCATTGGAAATTTGATGCTCAAGGAATATGTATAGAAGTTCCATGTTTATATGAGCCGCTACCTATTAAATTAAAAACTTGGCCCACAAATGAAGAATATGGAATGATTTGGATTTGGACTGGGGAAACACCACAACACCCACTACCATTTATGCCTGAATTAGAGCAAGATAAGTTTGATATTGCTTTTGGTTTTCACTTTCTGAAAAACTGTCATCCTAATATAGTGATGATGAATGCGATTGATGCTCAACATTTTAATACAATCCACAAACTGCCATTAGAAATTATCTTTGACAAAGAGGAATATAGTCAAAATGCCATTATTTTCACCAACACTACAGATATACGTGGAGATTATACATTTAAAAGACTGATTCGTACTATATCCAAAAAAACGATTAATTACAATATTTGTTATTGGTATGGTAGTACTTTTATCTTAAGTCTTGGGTTTGATTTTTTTAGTTTACATCTGATGTTTGCCCTGCGTCTTATAGAAGGTGGTAAAACGGAAGGACAGACTATAATAATGATGAAAAAACGTAAAGGAATTTTTGGAAAGTTATTTAATCAAGTTGTACTAGGGCTAGTAAAGCTTTTTGGTCAAAACTTTGTTAAGGGTGACAACAGAATTTTTCGCACAATCCGGTTTGATTTTAAGACTCCGATTAAGGCGGATCAGTCTATTATGCAACTGATCAACCATGTTGAAAGACAAAAACCCCTGACATGGGAAACTTGGCAGTTAGCGCGATCGCGCGAGGTTGAACCTCAAGAAAACCCCAATAAATGGCGTGATGATTTAGTTAATGATTAA
- a CDS encoding DUF305 domain-containing protein translates to MLSKSTIYGLVGIFAGSAITALSITYTTRAAQQRSLQSLPCGTTSSIPHKMAGTHQVDQHFIEMMIPHHQGAVEMADLALQKAQHPELKKLATAIKADQNQEIDQMKAWYKQWYGAEVPATPKTGMGMVHGRGQNMPEMSMHSGMMGMGMNLETLKNASDFDKEFIRQMIPHHESAVMMAKMVANNATHPEIRNLAEAIIKSQTAEIQQMQQWYQAWSK, encoded by the coding sequence ATGTTAAGCAAATCAACAATTTATGGGCTGGTAGGTATATTCGCAGGTAGTGCTATTACAGCTTTATCCATTACCTACACTACCAGAGCCGCGCAACAGCGTTCTTTACAATCTCTGCCTTGTGGCACAACCAGTTCCATCCCACACAAAATGGCTGGGACACACCAAGTAGATCAGCACTTCATCGAAATGATGATACCTCATCATCAGGGAGCCGTAGAGATGGCAGATCTAGCTTTGCAAAAGGCACAACATCCTGAGCTTAAAAAGCTGGCTACTGCGATTAAAGCCGACCAGAATCAAGAAATTGACCAAATGAAAGCTTGGTACAAACAATGGTATGGCGCGGAAGTTCCGGCTACTCCCAAAACTGGTATGGGAATGGTTCATGGTAGAGGCCAAAATATGCCGGAAATGTCCATGCACTCAGGAATGATGGGTATGGGGATGAATTTAGAGACATTAAAAAATGCCTCTGACTTCGACAAGGAATTTATCCGCCAGATGATTCCACACCATGAGTCAGCAGTAATGATGGCCAAGATGGTAGCAAATAATGCTACTCATCCAGAAATTCGCAATTTAGCTGAAGCTATCATCAAGTCCCAAACTGCGGAAATTCAACAGATGCAGCAATGGTATCAAGCTTGGTCTAAATAA
- a CDS encoding molybdopterin-binding protein has translation MPRKEQGWITFQTSEEERKILEEFCQDSQRTKTEILRELVRGLNKHQASQASIPTKQTITQVNQENLAIPTTEVSSPKKALKVSSRNILKGVVKKVVTGAVNCEVTLEIVHKVELTSMITRTSVEELGLIVGEEAYAVIKSNDIVIAKE, from the coding sequence ATGCCAAGAAAAGAACAAGGATGGATCACATTTCAAACATCGGAAGAGGAACGGAAAATTCTCGAAGAGTTTTGCCAGGACTCACAACGCACTAAAACCGAGATTCTACGGGAGCTAGTACGTGGTCTTAATAAGCACCAAGCATCACAAGCTTCTATACCAACCAAACAAACTATTACACAGGTAAATCAGGAAAATTTGGCAATACCTACTACAGAAGTTAGTAGTCCCAAGAAGGCTTTAAAAGTTAGCTCCCGGAATATTCTTAAGGGTGTGGTGAAAAAAGTTGTAACTGGGGCTGTTAATTGTGAGGTGACACTAGAAATTGTTCACAAAGTTGAGCTAACTTCAATGATTACTAGAACATCTGTAGAAGAGTTGGGGTTAATTGTGGGAGAAGAAGCCTATGCCGTGATTAAATCTAACGATATTGTGATTGCTAAAGAATAA
- a CDS encoding metal ABC transporter substrate-binding protein: MTRTDKRQPRGILSLIYLLTLLVSVSGCNQANTNPNTSVENSPQTQEASSPSAKTKVVTTFLPMYLLTKAVAGDAADVEILVPPGTEVHEYQATPDNVKAIATANILVKNGLGLEEFLESTVKNAQNPQLVEIDASKGIKPLNEISPVETTTAAEKDHDHEHADGNPHVWLDPVLAKQQVMNILYGLIAADAKNKATYTANATAYIQELDKLNSEFQQALQKRPNCTFITFHDAYPYLAQRYNLKQVAVVEIPEDQLSPTDVQKVVNTVKKYKVKALFSEPGIDNKLLKTLSQDLKLDLQTLDSLEKGEKDPQYYFKAMRLNLQTLETACQ; encoded by the coding sequence ATGACTAGGACTGATAAAAGACAACCCAGGGGTATTTTGTCGTTAATTTATCTGCTCACATTGCTAGTGAGTGTTAGCGGCTGTAACCAAGCAAATACTAATCCAAACACCAGTGTTGAGAATTCACCACAGACGCAAGAGGCTTCCTCGCCATCAGCTAAAACCAAGGTCGTAACGACATTTTTACCAATGTATTTGTTGACTAAGGCTGTGGCTGGTGATGCGGCTGATGTGGAAATTTTAGTTCCTCCTGGTACAGAGGTGCATGAGTATCAAGCAACACCAGATAATGTGAAAGCGATCGCCACAGCTAATATATTAGTTAAAAATGGTTTAGGCTTAGAAGAATTTCTAGAAAGTACAGTTAAAAATGCTCAAAATCCTCAATTAGTGGAAATTGATGCAAGTAAAGGTATTAAACCTTTAAACGAAATTTCTCCAGTAGAAACTACCACAGCAGCAGAAAAAGACCACGACCACGAACATGCAGACGGAAATCCTCATGTTTGGTTAGATCCTGTTTTAGCAAAACAGCAGGTAATGAATATTCTATATGGATTAATTGCTGCTGATGCTAAAAATAAAGCTACTTATACAGCTAATGCTACGGCTTATATTCAGGAATTAGACAAGTTAAATAGTGAATTTCAACAAGCTTTGCAAAAAAGACCTAACTGCACTTTTATTACTTTTCACGATGCTTATCCATATTTAGCGCAGCGTTATAACCTCAAACAAGTTGCTGTGGTGGAAATTCCTGAAGATCAATTATCCCCTACCGATGTTCAAAAAGTGGTGAATACAGTCAAAAAATACAAAGTAAAAGCTTTGTTTAGTGAACCAGGTATTGATAATAAATTACTTAAAACTCTGTCGCAAGATTTAAAATTAGATTTGCAGACTCTAGATTCTTTAGAAAAAGGTGAAAAAGACCCACAGTATTATTTCAAAGCCATGAGATTAAATTTGCAAACGCTCGAAACAGCATGTCAGTAA
- a CDS encoding DUF1636 domain-containing protein — MTAAHTTITTNSPAIASHTLFVCQTCASVWQDGKRVGESGGQKLLHQIQQLAQDWDLQDEFPIQPVECMSACNRSCVVAFAAKGKLTYLFGDLNVDGSAAAIIECASQYYAKTNGLLPWSERPEPLKRGILAKIPPL; from the coding sequence ATGACTGCTGCTCATACTACTATTACGACTAATTCGCCGGCGATCGCTTCTCATACTTTATTTGTTTGCCAAACCTGTGCCAGCGTTTGGCAAGATGGTAAGCGTGTAGGTGAAAGTGGCGGTCAAAAATTACTGCACCAGATTCAGCAACTAGCACAAGATTGGGATTTGCAAGATGAATTTCCGATCCAACCTGTTGAATGTATGAGTGCTTGTAACCGTTCTTGCGTTGTCGCCTTTGCTGCTAAAGGTAAGTTAACTTATTTGTTTGGTGATTTAAATGTTGATGGTAGTGCGGCGGCTATTATAGAATGTGCTAGTCAATACTACGCTAAAACTAACGGATTATTGCCTTGGTCAGAACGACCAGAACCATTGAAACGGGGTATTTTAGCGAAAATTCCACCTTTGTAG
- the modA gene encoding molybdate ABC transporter substrate-binding protein, with translation MKRRQILSFFGTALASLLLAVCSTFIVPSVVTAQSNATLLVSAAASLKEALEEIKPIYQQSKPNVNINYNFGASGALQQQIEQGAPADIFISAAKKQVDALEQKGLLLPGTRSILAKNRLVLVVPKNITGITSLYNLKESKIKRIAIGEPRSVPAGQYAQQVLQKLKIWSQITPKLVYAKNVRQVLAAVESGNADAGLVYATDAKISDKVKVVVAADEKYHSPIVYPMAVLKRSKNTSAAKEFSQFLSSSAAKAILKKYGFILP, from the coding sequence ATGAAAAGAAGACAAATTCTTTCCTTTTTTGGCACAGCACTAGCGAGTTTGTTACTTGCTGTTTGCTCAACATTCATTGTACCTTCTGTTGTTACGGCACAGTCGAACGCCACTTTACTTGTGTCGGCGGCTGCTAGTTTAAAAGAAGCACTAGAAGAAATTAAACCGATTTATCAACAAAGTAAACCCAATGTCAATATAAATTATAACTTTGGGGCTTCTGGAGCATTACAACAACAAATTGAACAAGGCGCGCCAGCTGATATTTTTATCTCTGCCGCTAAAAAGCAAGTAGATGCTTTAGAACAAAAAGGGCTGTTGCTTCCCGGTACACGCTCAATTTTGGCAAAAAACCGCCTTGTCTTAGTTGTACCCAAAAATATTACTGGCATTACCAGCCTTTACAATCTCAAAGAATCTAAAATCAAGCGCATCGCTATTGGTGAACCAAGAAGCGTTCCGGCTGGCCAATACGCGCAGCAAGTTTTACAAAAGTTAAAAATTTGGTCGCAAATAACTCCTAAACTGGTTTATGCCAAAAACGTGCGTCAAGTTTTAGCTGCGGTTGAAAGTGGTAACGCTGATGCAGGGTTAGTTTATGCTACTGATGCTAAAATTTCTGACAAAGTAAAAGTAGTTGTGGCGGCTGATGAGAAATATCACTCGCCAATAGTTTATCCAATGGCTGTTCTCAAACGGAGTAAGAATACCAGTGCAGCCAAGGAGTTTAGTCAATTTTTATCAAGCAGCGCAGCTAAGGCGATACTCAAAAAATACGGCTTCATACTGCCTTGA